Proteins co-encoded in one Kribbella qitaiheensis genomic window:
- a CDS encoding SecDF P1 head subdomain-containing protein, with protein sequence MVHDSGFPPPPQYGPPEYGRPPKKSRGPLILIGALVVLLVAVLAVGAFVLLRDDDSKSADSSTRTKPAAPESVQFRRVVTAAPGTCDADTPAPDGVACDSLGNRYTLGKVELDGSHVAEVKPGSGQESGWYVGLKLDPEGAKLFGDLTADLATKTTPQNQIAIVIRGRVVSAPAVMSAIRGGQVQITGSFDKSAAEKLAAEITG encoded by the coding sequence ATGGTGCACGACAGTGGGTTTCCGCCGCCTCCGCAGTACGGGCCGCCGGAGTACGGGCGGCCGCCGAAGAAGAGTCGGGGCCCGCTGATCCTGATCGGCGCGCTCGTGGTGCTGCTGGTCGCCGTACTGGCAGTGGGCGCCTTTGTGCTGCTGCGCGACGACGACTCGAAGTCGGCCGACAGTTCGACGAGGACGAAGCCGGCGGCTCCGGAGTCGGTGCAGTTCCGCCGGGTGGTCACGGCCGCGCCTGGGACCTGCGATGCCGACACCCCTGCACCGGATGGGGTTGCCTGCGATTCGCTGGGCAATCGCTACACCCTTGGCAAGGTCGAGTTGGATGGCAGCCACGTGGCCGAGGTGAAGCCCGGCTCCGGACAGGAGAGTGGCTGGTACGTCGGCCTCAAACTGGATCCGGAGGGCGCCAAGTTGTTCGGCGACCTCACCGCCGACCTGGCGACGAAGACGACGCCGCAGAACCAGATCGCGATCGTGATCCGTGGCCGGGTGGTAAGCGCGCCCGCCGTCATGTCGGCGATCCGCGGCGGTCAGGTGCAGATCACCGGCTCCTTCGACAAGTCGGCCGCGGAGAAACTGGCCGCCGAGATCACCGGCTGA
- a CDS encoding GNAT family N-acetyltransferase, with protein MNSLSEQPFLRPLAAADVPIYAAWGLDRHFCEHSGWTVDLPLAEHVAHWQKLTAQPKPDHLRLAAVVGDQLVGYVDFAGDEPERRELGYIVGPSDRWGQGLGGAIARLGLEYGFRHLGLKEIWAEAVDANHASIRILTSIGMTETGRGDDEPFLGDPSFYRRFTITVTDWE; from the coding sequence ATGAACTCCCTGTCGGAGCAGCCGTTCCTGCGTCCCCTGGCCGCGGCCGACGTGCCGATCTATGCGGCTTGGGGCCTGGACCGCCACTTCTGCGAACACTCCGGCTGGACCGTCGATCTGCCGCTCGCCGAGCACGTGGCGCACTGGCAGAAGCTGACCGCGCAGCCGAAGCCTGACCACCTACGCCTGGCAGCAGTCGTGGGGGACCAGTTGGTGGGTTACGTCGACTTCGCCGGCGACGAACCGGAGCGACGCGAGTTGGGCTACATCGTCGGCCCGTCCGACCGCTGGGGACAGGGCCTCGGCGGCGCCATCGCACGACTCGGCCTCGAGTACGGCTTCCGCCACCTCGGCCTGAAGGAGATCTGGGCCGAAGCAGTAGACGCGAACCATGCCTCGATCCGCATCCTTACCTCTATCGGAATGACCGAGACAGGCAGAGGCGACGACGAGCCGTTCCTGGGCGACCCCAGCTTCTACCGCCGTTTCACCATCACCGTGACCGATTGGGAATAG
- a CDS encoding carbohydrate-binding protein: MSVHVTVRPHGTPVGEKVEAEAYVAQHGWIDGGANFIESNASASGGKNVGWTAAGNWLQYRVDVAEAGTDDVELRAANGTGAVATDAVSLRDASGAVLAKVSVPDTGGWATYQSIHAQVTVPAGDQVITLFCETGGFNLDYLRLTTP; the protein is encoded by the coding sequence GTGTCCGTCCACGTCACGGTCCGGCCGCACGGCACGCCGGTCGGCGAGAAGGTCGAGGCCGAGGCGTACGTCGCTCAGCACGGCTGGATCGATGGTGGCGCGAACTTCATCGAGAGCAACGCGTCGGCGAGCGGCGGCAAGAACGTCGGCTGGACGGCGGCCGGCAACTGGCTGCAGTACCGCGTGGACGTCGCCGAGGCCGGCACGGACGACGTGGAACTGAGGGCCGCGAACGGCACCGGCGCCGTTGCTACGGACGCGGTGTCGTTGCGCGACGCCTCAGGCGCGGTACTGGCCAAGGTCTCCGTGCCGGACACGGGTGGCTGGGCGACGTACCAGTCGATCCATGCCCAGGTAACCGTGCCGGCCGGAGATCAGGTCATCACGTTGTTCTGTGAGACCGGCGGATTCAACCTCGACTACCTCCGCCTCACGACACCGTGA
- a CDS encoding DUF4832 domain-containing protein codes for MKRLFAAIAVLGLALPTQAAVANGNGLRTTRTYTASTDVIANQERGFYHHTETHYFADGSGYTPLDATTLRNFRTQEDITQILRVFYLEKFAGQDMIDNAYLDKVRADFRTIRAAGVKAIVRFAYALPGDGWPPPTPYGDAPLSRVLKHIDQLKPILRENSDVIAVVQEGFIGLWGEGYYTDYFSDPADPSIVTDQNWADRKAVTDALLRALPRDRMIQVRTPYMKQRTYGVPTGAAGGLDAAHAYDGSPVARIGHHNDCFLASPDDFGTYLSDPIELDKDFVAQDSNYLPQGGETCAVNSPRSDWPSASEEMARMHFSFLNTDYNHDVLDTWGDEINTVKKELGYRFSLVKGTFSDKARPRGTVSVNLDIRNSGWAAPYNPREVELIFQGAKHSYSVKVPADPRRWAPGTTTTLALQVRAPAVPGRYRLLLNVADASPRLRSTRLMPGSTETYNSAYAVRLANTGTWQPKTGYNDLGQTVTVS; via the coding sequence GTGAAGAGGCTTTTCGCTGCCATCGCCGTCCTCGGCCTGGCACTGCCGACCCAGGCTGCCGTTGCCAACGGCAACGGGTTGAGGACCACCAGAACCTACACCGCGTCCACCGACGTGATCGCCAACCAGGAGCGCGGTTTCTACCACCACACCGAAACGCACTACTTCGCGGACGGCTCCGGCTACACGCCGCTCGACGCGACAACGCTGCGCAACTTCCGGACCCAGGAGGACATCACCCAGATCCTCCGGGTCTTCTACCTGGAGAAGTTCGCCGGCCAGGACATGATCGACAATGCCTACCTGGACAAGGTTCGCGCCGACTTCAGGACCATCCGCGCCGCCGGGGTCAAGGCGATCGTCAGGTTCGCCTACGCACTGCCCGGGGACGGGTGGCCGCCGCCCACGCCGTACGGCGATGCGCCACTGAGCCGGGTGCTCAAGCACATCGACCAGCTGAAGCCGATCCTGCGCGAGAACTCCGACGTCATCGCGGTGGTCCAGGAAGGCTTCATCGGGTTGTGGGGTGAGGGCTACTACACCGATTACTTCTCCGACCCGGCCGACCCGAGCATCGTCACCGACCAGAACTGGGCGGACCGCAAGGCCGTCACCGATGCGCTGCTCCGCGCCCTTCCCCGGGACCGGATGATCCAGGTGCGCACGCCGTACATGAAGCAACGCACGTACGGCGTACCGACCGGTGCCGCGGGCGGACTCGACGCCGCGCATGCGTACGACGGGTCGCCGGTGGCGCGGATCGGGCATCACAACGACTGCTTCCTGGCCAGCCCGGACGACTTCGGCACCTATCTCAGCGATCCGATCGAGCTCGACAAGGACTTCGTCGCGCAGGACAGCAACTATCTGCCGCAAGGTGGCGAGACCTGCGCCGTGAACTCACCCCGCTCGGACTGGCCGTCGGCGTCCGAGGAGATGGCCAGGATGCACTTCTCCTTCCTGAACACCGACTACAACCACGATGTGCTGGACACCTGGGGCGACGAGATCAACACCGTCAAGAAGGAGCTCGGCTACCGCTTCTCGCTGGTGAAGGGGACGTTCTCCGACAAGGCCCGGCCGCGCGGCACGGTGTCGGTCAACCTCGACATCCGCAACAGCGGTTGGGCCGCGCCGTACAACCCGCGCGAGGTCGAGCTGATCTTCCAAGGCGCCAAGCACAGCTACAGCGTCAAGGTGCCCGCCGATCCCCGCCGCTGGGCTCCCGGTACGACGACCACGCTCGCACTCCAGGTGCGCGCACCCGCCGTACCGGGTCGATACCGCCTGCTGCTCAATGTCGCCGACGCATCACCACGGCTGCGGTCGACCAGGCTGATGCCGGGGTCGACGGAGACCTACAACTCGGCGTACGCCGTCCGTCTCGCAAACACCGGCACCTGGCAGCCGAAGACCGGCTACAACGACCTCGGCCAAACCGTCACGGTGTCGTGA
- a CDS encoding DUF4832 domain-containing protein, which produces MRSPRTLKLLAGIVAGSLAAVLAVVSPAYASISGLSATNDATNVTYQFNYTGAPQFARTYIDTDRNAATGFAQAGIGADYLLENNSLYHHNGGGWSWTLVKTVTYSATGGVAKWTVARADLGETASPNDADLIFQVESPLETSSKYTHVYSGGGGGGGTQVTYTASTDNFANPERGLYHHTGDCDKTDFSLATLQSYRTSQGISQVMCIFYLAEYKNTAIAQSALDQLQQQLATVRAAGLKVVLRFAYTTATTGDDAPLSRVQSHLDQLAPYLSSNKDVIAVMQAGFIGAWGEWYYTQNFGNAGVISATDWANRKAVTDKILSVLPSDRMVQVRTPKIKRTMYSTSAVTSGQAYNGSALSRLGHHNDCFLASPDDYGTYENTSVEYPYLQSDTTYVPMGGETCGANPPRSSCPTALTELAQFHWSYLNTDYEPTVLNSWSTGGCLADITKRLGYRFTLQNGTYPTTATRGGSLPVTINLHNDGFATPYNPHSVELVLRNTSTGALQRLALSTDPRRWTAGSTTTISQTLTVPASLPTGTYALLLNLPDPQLSTRPEYSVRFANQSTWESATGMNSLLRTITVS; this is translated from the coding sequence ATGAGGTCTCCCCGCACCCTGAAACTGCTGGCCGGCATCGTCGCCGGCAGCCTCGCCGCAGTACTCGCCGTCGTCTCGCCCGCCTACGCGTCCATCAGCGGGCTCTCGGCAACCAATGACGCGACCAACGTCACCTACCAGTTCAACTACACCGGCGCACCGCAGTTCGCGCGGACCTACATCGACACGGATCGGAACGCAGCCACCGGCTTCGCGCAGGCCGGGATCGGCGCCGACTACCTGCTGGAGAACAACAGCCTCTATCACCACAACGGTGGCGGCTGGAGCTGGACGCTGGTCAAGACCGTGACCTACTCGGCCACCGGTGGGGTCGCCAAGTGGACGGTGGCGCGGGCCGACCTCGGTGAGACCGCGTCACCCAACGACGCCGATCTGATCTTCCAGGTCGAGAGCCCACTCGAGACGTCCTCGAAGTACACCCACGTCTACAGCGGAGGAGGTGGCGGCGGTGGGACGCAGGTGACCTACACGGCATCCACTGACAACTTCGCCAACCCCGAGCGTGGGCTCTACCACCACACCGGAGACTGCGACAAGACCGACTTCTCGCTCGCCACCTTGCAGAGCTACCGAACCAGCCAGGGCATCTCGCAGGTGATGTGCATCTTCTACCTCGCGGAGTACAAGAACACAGCGATCGCGCAGTCGGCGCTGGATCAGCTCCAGCAGCAACTCGCGACCGTCCGGGCCGCTGGTCTGAAGGTGGTTCTGCGATTCGCCTACACGACCGCGACCACCGGCGACGACGCTCCGCTGTCCCGCGTGCAGTCCCACCTCGACCAGCTAGCGCCGTACCTGAGCAGCAACAAGGACGTCATCGCCGTCATGCAGGCAGGCTTCATCGGCGCCTGGGGCGAGTGGTACTACACCCAGAACTTCGGTAACGCCGGCGTGATCAGCGCGACCGACTGGGCCAACCGCAAGGCGGTCACCGACAAGATCCTCAGCGTGCTGCCGTCGGACCGGATGGTCCAGGTCCGTACTCCGAAGATCAAGCGGACGATGTACTCGACCAGCGCGGTGACGTCCGGCCAGGCCTACAACGGCTCGGCGCTGTCGAGGCTCGGTCACCACAACGACTGTTTCCTGGCCAGCCCGGACGACTACGGCACCTACGAGAACACCTCGGTCGAGTATCCCTACCTGCAGTCCGACACCACCTACGTACCGATGGGTGGCGAGACATGCGGGGCGAACCCGCCGCGCTCGAGCTGTCCCACCGCGCTGACCGAGCTCGCGCAATTCCACTGGTCCTATCTGAACACCGACTACGAGCCCACCGTCCTGAACTCGTGGAGCACCGGCGGCTGCCTGGCCGACATCACCAAGCGGCTCGGCTACCGCTTCACCTTGCAGAACGGCACCTACCCGACCACCGCCACGCGAGGCGGCAGCCTGCCCGTGACGATCAACCTGCACAACGACGGTTTCGCGACGCCGTACAACCCGCACAGCGTCGAGCTCGTACTACGGAACACCTCCACCGGGGCGCTCCAGCGACTGGCCCTCAGCACCGACCCGCGGCGCTGGACCGCCGGCTCGACCACCACGATCTCGCAGACGCTCACCGTCCCGGCAAGCCTTCCGACGGGCACCTACGCACTGCTTCTCAACCTGCCCGATCCGCAGCTGTCCACCCGCCCCGAGTACTCCGTGCGCTTCGCGAACCAGTCCACCTGGGAATCGGCGACCGGCATGAACTCGCTCCTCCGCACCATCACCGTCAGCTAG
- a CDS encoding carbohydrate ABC transporter permease encodes MRNKNLSVHTILIASALAMVAPFVWQIITSLKSLSNATKVPPSLLPEGRWDNYGKVFDVLPFGHQFLNTVLMAGLRTIGQVLFCSMAAYAFARLRFPGRNLLFGILLSVLMVPPQLFIIPQYQIMSSLGWLNSLQALVVPGLFSAFGVFLLRQFFLGLPKELEEAAAIDGAGTVRIYWSIVLPLARPGLVALALLVLLWSWNDLFWPLVVNTDPSKMTLSAGLASLQGQFQTDYPVLMAGSLLASLPIIVIFTLLQRQFIQGIATSGIKG; translated from the coding sequence ATGCGTAACAAGAACCTGAGTGTGCACACGATCCTGATCGCCTCGGCACTCGCGATGGTGGCGCCCTTCGTCTGGCAGATCATCACCTCGCTGAAATCGTTGAGCAATGCAACGAAGGTGCCGCCGTCCCTGCTGCCCGAGGGCCGCTGGGACAACTACGGCAAGGTCTTCGACGTCCTCCCCTTCGGTCACCAGTTCCTCAACACCGTGCTGATGGCCGGGCTGCGGACGATCGGCCAGGTGCTGTTCTGCTCGATGGCCGCGTACGCCTTCGCCCGGCTGCGGTTCCCCGGCCGCAACCTGCTCTTCGGGATCCTGTTGTCGGTGCTGATGGTGCCGCCGCAGCTGTTCATCATTCCGCAGTACCAGATCATGTCGTCGCTCGGCTGGCTCAACTCCCTGCAGGCGCTGGTGGTTCCCGGCCTGTTCAGCGCGTTCGGCGTCTTCCTGCTCCGCCAGTTCTTCCTCGGCCTGCCCAAGGAGCTCGAGGAAGCGGCTGCGATCGACGGAGCCGGCACGGTCCGCATCTACTGGTCGATCGTGCTGCCCCTGGCCCGGCCAGGGCTGGTCGCACTCGCGCTGCTCGTCCTGCTCTGGTCCTGGAACGACCTGTTCTGGCCGCTGGTGGTGAACACCGATCCCAGCAAGATGACGCTGTCGGCCGGTCTCGCCTCCCTGCAGGGACAGTTCCAGACCGACTACCCGGTCCTGATGGCCGGATCGTTGCTCGCATCACTGCCCATCATCGTCATCTTCACCCTGCTGCAACGCCAGTTCATCCAAGGAATCGCTACATCCGGCATCAAAGGCTGA
- a CDS encoding carbohydrate ABC transporter permease: MTVTMTPRRDSTQNKASAADTGGGRRGRGRLKEALWGYAFIAPTGLGIGIFYLWPVLQTAYFSLTEWGAFGGHTWTGLDNYRRLGSDPEVGRALVNTLTYTGLGLLSIPLAIGFAVLLNRKGMRFVGLYRTLFFLPVVTMPVAIAMVWRWLYNGDYGLINYLLSLVGIDGPNWVADPATALYALVVVGVWSSVGYNLIIFLAGLQAIPKEYYEAAAIDGASPLSQFFHVTLPLLSPTAFFVSVVSVIGSLQLFDLVYVMAGSGAGARANPAFPRLETVVQLFYDRAFVTNDRGYAAAIVMMLLLLIVVLTAVQFRFQKRWVHYA, from the coding sequence ATGACGGTGACGATGACACCTCGGCGGGACAGCACGCAGAACAAGGCGTCCGCCGCCGACACCGGCGGCGGACGGCGAGGGCGGGGCCGTCTCAAGGAGGCCCTGTGGGGGTACGCGTTCATCGCTCCCACGGGGCTGGGGATAGGGATCTTCTACCTCTGGCCAGTCCTGCAGACCGCGTACTTCTCGCTCACCGAGTGGGGTGCGTTCGGCGGCCACACCTGGACGGGACTCGACAACTACCGTCGGCTGGGCAGCGATCCGGAGGTCGGCCGGGCGCTGGTCAACACGTTGACCTACACCGGGCTCGGCCTGCTCAGCATCCCGCTGGCGATCGGTTTCGCCGTCCTGCTCAATCGCAAAGGCATGCGGTTCGTCGGCCTCTACCGCACCTTGTTCTTCCTGCCCGTCGTCACGATGCCGGTAGCGATCGCGATGGTCTGGCGGTGGCTCTACAACGGTGACTACGGACTGATCAACTACCTGCTGTCCCTGGTCGGGATCGACGGACCGAACTGGGTGGCCGACCCGGCGACCGCGCTGTACGCGCTTGTCGTGGTCGGTGTCTGGAGCAGCGTCGGCTACAACCTGATCATCTTCCTGGCCGGCCTGCAGGCGATTCCCAAGGAGTACTACGAGGCTGCCGCGATCGACGGCGCCAGCCCGCTCAGCCAGTTCTTCCACGTCACCCTGCCGCTGTTGTCGCCGACGGCCTTCTTCGTCTCGGTCGTCTCGGTGATCGGCTCGCTGCAACTGTTCGACCTGGTCTACGTGATGGCCGGGTCCGGCGCGGGAGCCCGGGCGAACCCGGCGTTCCCGCGGCTGGAAACCGTCGTCCAGCTGTTCTACGACCGGGCCTTCGTCACCAACGACCGTGGCTACGCGGCGGCGATCGTGATGATGCTGCTGCTCCTCATCGTCGTCCTGACGGCTGTGCAGTTCCGGTTCCAGAAGAGGTGGGTGCACTATGCGTAA
- a CDS encoding ABC transporter substrate-binding protein translates to MISPIHPATAQGRGMLRRTQDADVEAVERGLLSTLLVVSACSGGGDKKAADPNAKVTLSYGVWDANQKPVMESLAAEFTKTHPNITVEVQLTPWADYWTKLKAAATGGAAPDVFWMNGPNFQLYASNKVIGPMPGEADLSVYPKPLTDLYTFEGKPYGLPKDMDTVAVWYNKTLFDAKKLPYPKDDWTWADFQDAAAKLSDPAKGIYGTAAQLGSFQEYQYDTIAQAGGYVISPDGKKSGYSDPKTIAGLKFWTDLIEKKSSPDLKAMTDTTPIQLFEAGKIAMYWGGSWNVSEFSANSYTKGKVDVAPLPRDELQATVIHGVANVVSTKTAHPDQAWEFVRYLGSKDAAEILGQKGPIPAYNGTQTAWVKAHPELKLQTFMDAVNYAVPFPVSKNTAAWNEAELTYLTKAWTGEVPTDRAATDLAQAMDAMLAKE, encoded by the coding sequence ATGATTAGTCCCATTCACCCTGCGACTGCGCAGGGCCGCGGGATGCTCAGGAGGACCCAGGATGCGGATGTCGAAGCGGTTGAGCGTGGCCTGCTCTCAACCTTGCTGGTTGTTTCGGCCTGTTCGGGTGGCGGCGACAAGAAGGCTGCCGACCCGAACGCCAAGGTCACGCTGTCGTACGGCGTCTGGGACGCCAACCAGAAGCCGGTGATGGAGTCACTGGCCGCCGAGTTCACCAAGACCCACCCGAACATCACCGTCGAGGTCCAGCTGACGCCGTGGGCGGACTACTGGACCAAACTCAAGGCCGCCGCGACCGGCGGGGCGGCACCGGACGTGTTCTGGATGAACGGCCCGAACTTCCAGCTCTACGCCTCGAACAAGGTGATCGGGCCGATGCCGGGCGAGGCGGACCTCTCGGTCTACCCGAAGCCGCTGACCGATCTGTACACGTTCGAGGGCAAGCCGTACGGGCTTCCGAAGGACATGGACACGGTCGCCGTCTGGTACAACAAGACGCTCTTCGACGCGAAGAAGCTCCCGTACCCGAAGGACGACTGGACCTGGGCGGACTTCCAGGACGCCGCCGCGAAACTCAGCGACCCGGCCAAGGGCATCTACGGCACGGCTGCCCAGCTGGGCAGCTTCCAGGAGTACCAGTACGACACGATCGCGCAGGCCGGCGGCTACGTGATCTCACCGGACGGCAAGAAGTCCGGGTACAGCGACCCGAAGACGATCGCGGGCCTGAAGTTCTGGACCGACCTGATCGAAAAGAAGTCCTCGCCCGACCTGAAGGCGATGACCGACACCACCCCGATCCAGCTCTTCGAGGCCGGCAAGATCGCGATGTACTGGGGCGGTTCGTGGAACGTCTCGGAGTTCTCCGCCAACAGCTACACCAAGGGCAAGGTGGACGTCGCCCCGCTCCCCCGCGACGAGTTGCAGGCCACCGTCATCCACGGGGTGGCGAACGTGGTCTCCACCAAGACCGCGCATCCGGACCAGGCCTGGGAGTTCGTCCGCTACCTCGGCTCCAAGGACGCCGCGGAGATCCTCGGCCAGAAGGGCCCGATCCCGGCGTACAACGGCACCCAGACCGCCTGGGTCAAGGCACATCCCGAGCTGAAACTGCAGACGTTCATGGACGCCGTGAACTACGCGGTGCCGTTCCCGGTCTCGAAGAACACGGCGGCGTGGAACGAGGCCGAGCTCACCTACCTCACCAAGGCCTGGACGGGAGAGGTCCCGACGGACAGGGCGGCCACAGATCTGGCCCAGGCCATGGACGCCATGCTCGCCAAGGAATGA
- a CDS encoding ROK family transcriptional regulator has translation MTEEPTGGDLSRLRQLNALAVIRVLRTDQPLTMTELAKRTGLSRASTEDVTRELIGHGWVAEVEPAPGTLGRPARRYRFRADAGWVLGVDIGGHTIRSLVTDLDGDVLSSTCVTVTPQLGRRERLAALDRCVTAALTEAAVAPDQIWSTGVATTGLVDGTGKVMLSDSLAEWTGVDLAGHLRRRVAGPVRVENDSKLAALAESWRGVARHAKDVVFLLAGLRTGTGLIIDGKLHRGFGNSAGEIGALPAIGWLRAPEHLRAWSGAREDEFVDVFLAARDGDREAVRAVRKYTRDIAVGVSALILTLDPELLVIGGGFSRSADVVVEPLRRELDRWCLRTPEIRVSTFGDEGVAFGAVRLALEQVEASLYAGSELSSPAFFGAAGSN, from the coding sequence ATGACCGAGGAGCCGACCGGCGGCGATCTTTCCCGGCTGCGGCAGCTCAACGCGCTGGCAGTGATCCGGGTACTGCGGACCGATCAGCCGTTGACGATGACCGAGCTGGCCAAGCGAACAGGTCTGTCCAGAGCCTCCACCGAGGACGTGACCCGGGAGCTGATCGGGCACGGCTGGGTGGCCGAGGTCGAGCCCGCTCCGGGCACCCTTGGCCGGCCGGCCCGGCGCTACCGGTTCCGCGCGGATGCCGGCTGGGTCCTCGGCGTCGACATCGGCGGCCACACGATCCGATCCCTGGTCACAGACCTGGACGGCGACGTGCTCAGCTCCACCTGCGTGACTGTGACTCCGCAGCTCGGCCGCAGGGAACGCCTGGCCGCCCTGGACAGGTGTGTCACCGCCGCTCTGACCGAGGCAGCGGTCGCTCCCGACCAGATCTGGTCGACGGGAGTCGCCACCACCGGCCTGGTCGACGGCACCGGAAAGGTGATGCTCTCGGACTCGCTGGCCGAATGGACCGGGGTCGACCTCGCCGGACACCTGAGGCGGCGCGTCGCCGGGCCGGTCCGGGTGGAGAACGACAGCAAACTGGCCGCGCTGGCCGAGTCCTGGCGTGGGGTCGCCCGGCACGCCAAGGACGTCGTGTTCCTGCTGGCCGGCCTGCGAACCGGTACCGGCCTGATCATCGACGGGAAGCTGCATCGCGGTTTCGGCAACTCCGCGGGCGAGATCGGCGCCTTGCCCGCGATCGGCTGGCTGCGGGCTCCCGAGCACCTGCGCGCCTGGTCGGGCGCCCGCGAGGACGAGTTCGTGGACGTCTTCCTCGCCGCCCGCGACGGCGACCGCGAGGCCGTCCGGGCGGTCCGGAAGTACACCCGCGACATCGCGGTCGGTGTCTCGGCGCTGATTCTCACCCTCGATCCGGAACTGCTGGTCATCGGCGGTGGCTTCTCCCGCTCGGCCGACGTGGTGGTCGAGCCGCTCCGCCGCGAACTCGACCGCTGGTGCCTGCGGACGCCGGAGATCCGGGTCTCCACCTTCGGCGACGAGGGGGTGGCCTTCGGTGCCGTCCGGCTCGCACTCGAGCAGGTCGAGGCCAGCCTGTACGCCGGGTCCGAGCTGTCCTCGCCGGCCTTTTTCGGAGCCGCCGGCAGCAACTGA
- a CDS encoding Gfo/Idh/MocA family protein — MTGVTLALVGGGLRGQLYARSAVLSGTARVTAIAEPDPRRRAALAEEFAVPAGRLFSGWAELAAAGRLADAAIIATQDQLHTDPAVRLADLGYHILLEKPMATSEQDADAIATAAERNGIILAVCHVLRYTPYTRMLKGLLDSGRIGRLVNVQHLEPVGWWHHAHSFVRGNWRRSDTSAAMLLTKACHDLDWLIHLYGALPSRVSSFGSLTHFKAADRPIGAAARCVECPLEQSCAYSAKRLYLDCLADPDRHFWPLGAVTDERTEAGVLEALRTGPYGRCVYACDNDVVDHQVVNLEFPDGGTCSFTMSAFTPMEHRQTRLCGTKGYLDGNGRTIRLVDFLTGTEEILEVPEADGDGHGGGDQELITTFLRAVETADPALLPTDAGASLATHRVVWAAEQARTTGTVVTL; from the coding sequence ATGACTGGCGTGACTCTAGCCCTGGTCGGTGGCGGTTTGCGGGGCCAGCTGTACGCACGGAGCGCCGTTCTGTCCGGTACGGCGCGGGTGACCGCGATCGCCGAACCGGATCCGAGGCGGAGAGCGGCGCTCGCCGAAGAGTTCGCAGTACCGGCCGGGCGGTTGTTCTCGGGCTGGGCCGAACTCGCTGCCGCCGGGCGGCTCGCCGACGCGGCGATCATCGCCACCCAGGACCAGTTGCACACTGACCCCGCCGTCCGGCTGGCGGATCTCGGCTACCACATTCTGCTGGAGAAGCCGATGGCCACCAGCGAGCAGGACGCCGACGCCATCGCGACCGCGGCGGAGCGCAACGGGATCATCCTGGCGGTCTGCCATGTGCTGCGCTACACGCCCTACACGCGGATGCTGAAGGGGCTGCTCGACTCGGGCCGGATCGGGCGACTGGTGAACGTGCAGCATCTGGAACCAGTCGGCTGGTGGCATCACGCGCACTCGTTCGTGCGCGGCAACTGGCGGCGGTCGGACACCTCTGCCGCGATGCTGCTCACGAAGGCCTGTCACGATCTCGACTGGCTCATCCACCTGTACGGCGCGTTGCCGTCGCGGGTCAGCTCGTTCGGCAGCCTGACCCACTTCAAGGCCGCCGACCGTCCGATCGGGGCCGCTGCGCGCTGCGTCGAGTGTCCGCTGGAACAGTCGTGCGCCTACTCCGCCAAGCGGCTCTATCTGGACTGTCTGGCCGATCCCGACCGGCACTTCTGGCCGCTCGGAGCGGTCACCGACGAGCGCACCGAGGCCGGCGTACTCGAAGCGCTGCGGACCGGACCGTACGGCCGGTGTGTCTATGCCTGCGACAACGACGTCGTCGATCACCAGGTGGTGAACCTCGAGTTCCCTGACGGCGGCACCTGCTCGTTCACGATGAGCGCCTTCACTCCGATGGAACACCGCCAGACCCGGCTTTGCGGAACCAAGGGCTACCTGGACGGCAACGGCCGCACGATCCGGCTGGTGGACTTCCTCACCGGCACCGAGGAGATCCTCGAGGTACCGGAAGCCGACGGCGACGGTCACGGCGGGGGAGACCAGGAACTCATCACCACATTCCTCCGCGCGGTCGAGACCGCCGACCCGGCCCTCCTCCCCACCGACGCCGGCGCCAGCCTCGCCACCCACCGAGTCGTCTGGGCCGCCGAACAAGCCCGCACCACCGGCACGGTGGTCACCCTGTAG